One stretch of Rhodoferax lithotrophicus DNA includes these proteins:
- a CDS encoding dihydrolipoamide acetyltransferase family protein codes for MTLQTIKMPDIGEGIAEVELVAWHVKVGDVVAEDQILADVMTDKATVEIPSHVAGTVVSLNAAVGQVVAVGTEIIHINSSAEPVLPAQAATIIEAPAQTEQAPEVPEKQPERPASSSPAASEPAPAVSVSGIGLCSSHPIAAPAVRRLAWEWGVDLSQVPATGPAGRITQADLQDYATKRSDINSCLRNEDGRYKAMEAQETIPVIGLRRKIAQKMQEAKRHIPHFTYVEEIDVTELEELRARLNTQYGASRGRLTLLPFLMRAMVLAVRDHPEVNARYDDDVNQLTRFSAVHLGIATQTSGGLMVPVIRHAETLDLWASAAAVLRVSEAARSGRATREDLSGSTLTLTSLGALGGIVSTPVINYPEVAIVGTNRIVERPMIKSGLVTARKMMNLSSSFDHRVVDGMQAAEFIQQIRGTLECPGTLLV; via the coding sequence ATGACCCTACAAACCATCAAGATGCCCGACATTGGCGAAGGCATTGCCGAAGTGGAACTGGTCGCATGGCATGTCAAGGTTGGCGACGTGGTCGCAGAAGACCAGATCCTGGCCGATGTGATGACAGACAAAGCCACGGTAGAAATTCCGTCACATGTGGCGGGCACCGTGGTGTCACTCAACGCTGCGGTGGGTCAGGTGGTGGCGGTTGGCACCGAAATTATTCATATCAATTCGTCTGCAGAACCCGTATTACCTGCGCAAGCAGCTACGATTATTGAAGCACCTGCGCAGACCGAACAAGCCCCTGAAGTGCCCGAAAAACAGCCGGAGAGACCGGCATCATCATCACCAGCAGCCTCTGAACCGGCTCCAGCAGTCAGTGTTTCGGGTATCGGCTTGTGCAGCAGCCACCCCATCGCGGCCCCCGCTGTGCGTCGACTGGCCTGGGAATGGGGGGTGGATTTGAGCCAAGTGCCAGCCACCGGCCCGGCTGGGCGCATCACGCAGGCTGATTTGCAAGACTACGCCACCAAACGCTCTGATATTAATAGCTGTTTGCGCAATGAGGACGGGCGCTACAAGGCCATGGAGGCCCAAGAAACGATTCCAGTGATTGGCCTGCGACGCAAAATCGCGCAAAAAATGCAGGAAGCCAAGCGGCACATCCCCCACTTCACATATGTTGAAGAAATCGATGTGACCGAGTTGGAGGAGCTGCGTGCGCGCCTGAATACGCAGTACGGTGCCAGCCGTGGCCGCTTGACCCTGCTGCCGTTTTTAATGCGTGCCATGGTTTTGGCGGTGCGCGACCACCCGGAGGTGAATGCCCGTTATGACGACGATGTCAACCAGTTGACACGGTTTTCGGCGGTGCATCTGGGCATTGCCACCCAAACCAGCGGTGGCCTGATGGTGCCGGTGATTCGCCATGCTGAAACGCTGGACTTGTGGGCCAGTGCTGCGGCGGTGCTGCGCGTCAGCGAAGCGGCCCGCAGCGGCCGGGCCACGCGGGAGGACCTGAGTGGCTCCACCCTCACCTTGACCAGCCTGGGTGCCCTGGGCGGAATCGTCAGCACGCCGGTGATCAACTACCCGGAGGTGGCTATTGTGGGCACCAACCGCATCGTCGAGCGGCCCATGATCAAAAGTGGGCTGGTGACGGCACGCAAGATGATGAACCTGTCGAGCTCATTTGACCACCGGGTGGTGGACGGCATGCAGGCCGCCGAGTTCATTCAGCAGATTCGCGGCACACTGGAGTGCCCAGGCACGCTGCTGGTTTAA
- a CDS encoding dienelactone hydrolase family protein → MLTPDQTQDFDALLPGQSTVLGASRRTALKVALGVGYAAAATPIMAQTAIKTSSEGLTTGEAIYDVEGFSVPFFYAAPEGKKNLPVILVVHEIFGVHEYIADTCRRLAKAGYLAIAPELYARQGDPSSYGEMAKLMAEVVSKVPDAQVMGDLDGAVKWAGENGGDLKKVGITGFCWGGRITWLYAERSQHVKAGVAWYGRLVGTASELTPKHPLDMAAELKAPVLGLYGGQDGGIPLTTINQMKEALAQAGAKGNVAAKASEFVVYKDAPHAFHADYRPSYRKEAAADGFVRALAWFKAHGVA, encoded by the coding sequence ATGCTGACACCAGACCAAACCCAAGACTTTGATGCATTGCTTCCTGGTCAATCTACCGTCTTGGGTGCCAGTCGCCGGACGGCGTTGAAGGTGGCTTTAGGGGTAGGTTATGCCGCTGCGGCCACCCCCATCATGGCACAAACCGCCATCAAAACATCCAGCGAAGGCTTGACCACTGGTGAGGCCATTTATGACGTAGAAGGTTTTTCTGTACCGTTTTTCTATGCCGCACCTGAAGGCAAAAAAAATCTGCCGGTGATTCTGGTTGTTCATGAGATTTTTGGTGTCCATGAATACATAGCCGACACTTGTCGCCGCTTGGCTAAAGCCGGTTATCTGGCCATTGCCCCAGAGCTGTACGCCCGTCAAGGGGACCCCAGCAGTTACGGTGAAATGGCCAAATTGATGGCTGAAGTGGTCTCCAAGGTACCGGATGCCCAGGTCATGGGTGACCTGGACGGTGCCGTTAAGTGGGCAGGTGAGAACGGTGGCGATCTGAAAAAAGTGGGCATTACCGGCTTTTGCTGGGGTGGCCGTATCACCTGGCTGTATGCGGAGCGAAGCCAACACGTCAAAGCCGGGGTGGCTTGGTATGGTCGATTGGTGGGCACTGCTTCTGAACTTACGCCGAAACATCCACTGGATATGGCTGCCGAACTGAAAGCGCCGGTGCTGGGACTGTATGGAGGGCAGGATGGTGGCATTCCGTTAACCACGATCAACCAGATGAAAGAGGCGCTGGCGCAAGCCGGAGCCAAGGGTAATGTTGCCGCCAAGGCATCGGAATTTGTAGTCTACAAAGATGCGCCACATGCGTTTCATGCTGACTATCGGCCAAGCTACCGCAAAGAGGCCGCAGCCGATGGCTTTGTCCGGGCCTTGGCCTGGTTTAAGGCACATGGGGTGGCTTGA
- a CDS encoding AAA family ATPase translates to MKFQGSQNYVATADLMLSVNAAITLQRPLLVKGEPGTGKTMLAEEVAGALKLPLLQWHIKSTTKAQQGLYEYDAVSRLRDSQLADVDGGERVKNIHNYIVKGVLWQAFTADQPVALLIDEIDKADIEFPNDLLREIDRMEFYCYETRELIRAKHRPLVFITSNNEKELPDAFLRRCFFHYIKFPDATTMRQIVDVHFPGLKAELLSAAMKTFFDVRNLPGLKKKPSTSELLDWLKLLMAQDIPASVLQSEGDKVAVPPLVGALLKNEQDVTLFEKLVFMQSRNR, encoded by the coding sequence ATGAAATTCCAAGGCTCCCAAAACTACGTCGCTACGGCCGACCTGATGCTCTCTGTGAACGCGGCCATCACCTTGCAGCGCCCGCTGTTGGTCAAGGGCGAACCCGGCACCGGCAAAACCATGCTGGCCGAGGAAGTGGCCGGCGCTTTGAAGCTGCCATTGCTGCAGTGGCACATCAAATCCACCACCAAAGCACAGCAAGGCCTGTACGAGTACGACGCGGTCAGCCGCCTGCGCGACTCGCAACTGGCCGACGTGGACGGTGGCGAGCGCGTCAAAAATATCCACAACTACATCGTCAAAGGTGTGCTGTGGCAGGCCTTTACCGCTGACCAGCCGGTCGCCCTGCTGATTGACGAAATCGACAAGGCCGACATCGAGTTCCCCAACGACTTGCTGCGCGAAATCGACCGTATGGAGTTTTACTGCTATGAAACCCGCGAACTGATCCGTGCCAAACACCGCCCGCTGGTGTTCATCACCTCCAACAACGAAAAAGAGCTGCCCGATGCCTTTCTGCGCCGCTGCTTCTTCCACTACATCAAGTTCCCCGATGCCACCACCATGAGGCAGATTGTGGACGTGCACTTCCCTGGCCTCAAGGCCGAACTGCTCAGCGCGGCCATGAAAACCTTCTTCGACGTGCGTAACCTGCCCGGCCTGAAAAAGAAGCCTTCCACCAGCGAACTGCTGGACTGGCTCAAACTGCTGATGGCGCAAGACATTCCCGCGTCTGTACTGCAATCCGAAGGTGACAAGGTGGCCGTGCCACCGCTGGTGGGCGCGTTGCTAAAGAACGAGCAGGATGTGACGCTGTTTGAAAAACTGGTGTTTATGCAGAGCCGCAACCGATAA
- a CDS encoding trimeric intracellular cation channel family protein yields the protein MNSSTIHNIQHWGETLHLVVELAGTVAFALSGIMEGAQKRLDAVGVCVVGFLAAFGGGTLRDLLIDERPFFWVRHVEMLWGVLALCLLAMLFMRSHHFDLTRKAIEWPDALGLGLFTASGVHQALIGQMPALVAVLMGLITGVFGGVLRDIVCNEIPTAFSDHRPYAVCAFAGGWAYVGLWQLGAPGWMSLLVCVLVTAGLRGLAMWRNWQLPAWQID from the coding sequence ATGAACAGTTCAACCATTCACAACATTCAACATTGGGGTGAAACTCTTCATCTTGTGGTCGAACTGGCTGGTACGGTCGCGTTTGCATTGTCAGGGATTATGGAAGGGGCACAAAAGCGCCTGGATGCAGTGGGCGTGTGTGTGGTGGGATTTTTGGCAGCTTTTGGGGGTGGCACCTTACGTGATTTGCTGATCGATGAACGCCCTTTCTTCTGGGTTCGCCATGTTGAAATGCTTTGGGGCGTACTGGCCTTGTGCCTGCTGGCCATGCTGTTCATGCGCAGCCACCACTTTGACTTGACCCGCAAAGCCATCGAATGGCCAGATGCACTGGGGCTTGGCCTGTTTACTGCCAGCGGCGTTCACCAGGCCCTGATTGGTCAAATGCCGGCTTTGGTGGCCGTGCTGATGGGATTAATCACCGGTGTATTTGGTGGTGTGCTGCGCGACATTGTGTGTAACGAAATCCCAACCGCCTTCAGTGATCACCGCCCTTATGCCGTGTGTGCTTTTGCTGGTGGCTGGGCCTATGTGGGCTTATGGCAGTTGGGCGCACCCGGCTGGATGTCTTTGCTGGTGTGTGTGCTCGTGACCGCTGGCTTACGCGGTTTGGCCATGTGGCGCAACTGGCAATTACCAGCCTGGCAAATCGACTGA
- the trmL gene encoding tRNA (uridine(34)/cytosine(34)/5-carboxymethylaminomethyluridine(34)-2'-O)-methyltransferase TrmL — MFHIVLVEPEIPPNTGNVIRLAANTGCSLHLVEPLGFSMDDKHMRRAGLDYHEYASVTHHTSWQAFLDAQQPAPQHLFAMTTRASQSVFDTRFTPNDYLVFGSETKGLSEVVRQSFAPGQAIRLPMVAGQRSLNLSNAVAVTVFEAWRQNDFIHFDQSTKNS, encoded by the coding sequence ATGTTTCATATTGTTTTGGTCGAACCTGAAATCCCCCCCAACACTGGCAATGTCATCCGCCTGGCGGCCAACACCGGCTGTAGTCTGCACCTGGTTGAGCCCTTGGGCTTTTCCATGGACGACAAACACATGCGCCGAGCCGGGCTGGATTACCACGAATACGCCAGCGTGACACACCACACCAGCTGGCAAGCCTTTCTGGATGCCCAGCAACCGGCACCACAACACCTGTTTGCCATGACCACTCGCGCCAGTCAAAGCGTCTTTGACACTCGCTTTACGCCAAACGACTATCTGGTATTTGGTTCGGAAACCAAGGGTTTGAGCGAGGTGGTGCGGCAATCTTTCGCGCCCGGACAGGCGATCAGGCTGCCAATGGTGGCGGGCCAACGTAGCCTGAATTTATCCAATGCAGTGGCCGTAACGGTCTTTGAAGCCTGGCGACAAAATGACTTCATCCATTTTGACCAATCCACAAAAAATTCATAA
- a CDS encoding DUF1841 family protein produces the protein MFNPSQADVRRFFCSVYAKAKTEQALEAIETIASLWINEHPEYHAELSDLPAALASMGQVEPGKTNPFLHLSMHLSITEQCSIDQPRGIRQAVELLSHRCNSLHDAHHAAMDCLGQMLWESQRAGRPPDGESYVACVQQHATRD, from the coding sequence ATGTTCAACCCATCCCAAGCCGATGTACGCCGTTTTTTTTGCTCTGTTTACGCCAAAGCCAAGACAGAACAAGCGCTAGAAGCTATTGAAACAATAGCAAGTTTATGGATCAACGAGCACCCTGAGTACCATGCCGAACTGTCAGACTTACCTGCAGCACTGGCCAGCATGGGGCAAGTGGAACCCGGCAAAACCAATCCTTTCCTGCATTTGTCGATGCATTTATCCATCACCGAGCAATGCAGCATTGACCAGCCTCGTGGCATTCGTCAGGCCGTGGAACTGCTCAGCCACCGATGCAACTCCTTGCACGATGCGCACCACGCTGCGATGGACTGTCTGGGTCAAATGCTGTGGGAAAGTCAACGCGCCGGACGGCCACCCGATGGCGAGTCTTATGTAGCCTGCGTGCAGCAGCATGCCACACGCGACTAA
- a CDS encoding c-type cytochrome, with protein sequence MNKFLLTLSSILVAYATTVTAYAQDIHGDAAAGSKKNALCVGCHGIKGYHIGFPEVHQVPKINGQGAGYIRSALHAYKTGDRKHPSMRTIAASLSEQDMADLAAFYESTGTGATLSADIPNGSAKAQSLLTQGGCTSCHGANLSKPIDPAYPKIAGQHSDYLYVALRAYKTNDKPLIGRGHPIMGGVAKQFSNADLKVLADYVGSLPGEIQTVQRDRLK encoded by the coding sequence ATGAACAAATTCCTGTTGACTCTGTCATCCATACTTGTCGCTTATGCGACCACCGTGACCGCCTATGCCCAAGATATTCATGGTGATGCGGCAGCAGGATCCAAAAAAAACGCGTTGTGCGTTGGTTGTCACGGTATCAAAGGCTATCACATCGGGTTTCCTGAGGTGCATCAGGTACCCAAAATTAATGGGCAAGGCGCGGGCTACATCCGTTCCGCCTTACATGCTTACAAAACGGGGGATCGCAAACACCCTTCAATGCGTACCATTGCGGCGAGTTTGAGTGAACAGGATATGGCCGATCTGGCGGCTTTTTATGAATCCACCGGCACCGGGGCCACGTTGTCCGCGGATATTCCCAATGGTTCGGCCAAGGCTCAGAGCTTGCTCACACAAGGTGGCTGCACCTCATGCCACGGTGCTAATTTAAGCAAGCCGATTGACCCGGCTTACCCCAAGATTGCGGGCCAGCACAGTGACTATTTGTACGTTGCCTTGCGCGCTTACAAAACCAATGACAAACCCCTGATTGGTCGCGGTCATCCGATCATGGGGGGAGTGGCCAAGCAGTTTTCCAATGCGGATCTGAAGGTGTTGGCAGATTACGTGGGCAGCTTGCCTGGTGAAATCCAGACCGTGCAGCGTGATCGCCTGAAATAA
- a CDS encoding protein-glutamate methylesterase/protein-glutamine glutaminase, giving the protein MLKKIRIVVVDDSALVRSLLAGIINRQPDMECVGAAHDPLIAREMIRELNPDVITLDIEMPRMDGIDFLGRLMRLRPMPVVMISTLTERGAEVTMKALELGAVDFVSKPRMGVADGLNELSTQIVEKIRIAANAHIRRLGPQVAAANPDKAPEARVPVTLLGRVSTEKLVFIGASTGGTEAIKEVLTPLPADFPAIVITQHMPPGFTTSFAARLNSLCRIAVREAVNGERILPGHAYLAPGGKQFRVDRSGANYVAVVEDGEPVNRHKPSVEVLFRSGAKVAGRNAFGIMLTGMGNDGAKAMREMKDAGSYNFVQDEASCVVFGMPKEAIAHGAADEVLPLKDIAGALIAKLNASADRFRV; this is encoded by the coding sequence ATATTGAAAAAGATTCGTATTGTGGTGGTGGATGATTCTGCGCTGGTGCGCAGCCTGTTGGCAGGCATCATCAACCGCCAGCCCGACATGGAATGTGTGGGGGCGGCTCACGACCCCTTGATTGCGCGTGAAATGATTCGCGAGTTAAATCCCGATGTCATCACGCTGGACATCGAAATGCCCCGTATGGATGGCATTGATTTTTTGGGGCGTTTGATGCGCCTTCGGCCTATGCCGGTGGTGATGATTTCAACGCTGACAGAGCGTGGTGCAGAGGTCACCATGAAGGCCCTTGAACTCGGTGCGGTGGACTTTGTCTCCAAACCCCGCATGGGTGTTGCAGATGGTTTGAACGAGTTGTCGACCCAAATTGTCGAAAAAATCCGCATTGCCGCCAACGCACATATCCGCCGCCTTGGGCCTCAGGTAGCGGCAGCAAACCCAGACAAAGCACCTGAAGCACGTGTACCCGTGACCTTGTTGGGGCGGGTGTCCACTGAAAAATTGGTATTTATTGGAGCTTCGACGGGTGGAACCGAGGCCATCAAGGAGGTGCTCACCCCCTTGCCGGCAGATTTTCCGGCGATTGTTATTACCCAGCATATGCCGCCGGGCTTCACGACCAGTTTTGCAGCACGACTCAACAGCCTGTGCCGCATAGCGGTGAGAGAAGCCGTCAATGGCGAACGCATCCTGCCGGGGCACGCCTATCTGGCCCCGGGTGGTAAACAGTTCAGGGTTGACCGCAGCGGAGCCAATTATGTGGCCGTGGTGGAAGACGGTGAGCCCGTCAACCGGCACAAGCCTTCGGTAGAGGTTCTGTTCAGATCCGGGGCCAAAGTGGCCGGGCGTAATGCCTTTGGCATCATGCTCACCGGGATGGGCAATGATGGTGCCAAAGCCATGCGGGAAATGAAAGATGCGGGGAGCTACAACTTTGTGCAGGATGAAGCCTCTTGCGTGGTGTTTGGGATGCCCAAAGAGGCCATTGCCCATGGTGCCGCAGATGAAGTCCTGCCGTTGAAGGATATTGCCGGGGCGTTGATCGCCAAACTCAACGCCTCGGCAGACCGTTTCCGCGTTTAA
- a CDS encoding sulfite exporter TauE/SafE family protein, translating into MALPETYPFITDPFFYLVTVPAVLLLGVSKSGFGAGFGSLAVPMMALAVSVPQAAAILMPVLFLMDVLGMAAFRKDFDLKLLKFLIPCGLVGVGVGAVLFRLLDARLVAGIVGVFTLLFLAQRLLFPPKADSPPPPRWLGAVLTATSGFTSFIAHAGGPPVNAYMIPLRLSPIRFTATMAFFFFVINLSKWIPYAWLGLLDWRNFATSLVLLPLAPIGVWVGVRLARRISQVLFYRFLYAGMFLTGLKLLWDAVY; encoded by the coding sequence ATGGCCTTGCCCGAAACTTATCCCTTCATCACCGACCCTTTTTTCTACCTGGTCACTGTGCCAGCCGTGTTGTTGCTGGGGGTGAGCAAGAGTGGTTTTGGCGCAGGTTTTGGCTCCTTGGCGGTGCCCATGATGGCACTGGCGGTGAGTGTGCCGCAAGCGGCTGCCATTTTGATGCCGGTGTTGTTTTTGATGGATGTGCTGGGCATGGCGGCATTTCGCAAAGACTTTGACCTGAAGCTGCTGAAGTTTTTGATACCTTGCGGCTTGGTGGGGGTTGGCGTGGGGGCTGTGTTGTTCAGGCTTTTGGATGCGCGGTTGGTGGCTGGTATTGTTGGCGTGTTTACGTTGCTGTTTTTGGCGCAACGTTTGTTGTTTCCGCCCAAGGCCGACAGCCCGCCACCGCCACGTTGGCTGGGAGCGGTGTTGACCGCCACATCGGGCTTTACCAGTTTTATCGCCCACGCAGGTGGCCCGCCAGTGAATGCCTACATGATCCCACTGCGGTTGTCACCGATTCGGTTCACCGCCACCATGGCGTTTTTCTTTTTTGTCATCAACCTGTCCAAATGGATTCCGTATGCTTGGCTGGGCTTGTTGGACTGGCGTAACTTTGCCACGTCCCTGGTGTTGTTACCCCTTGCGCCGATTGGGGTTTGGGTTGGCGTGCGGTTGGCACGGCGTATCAGTCAGGTGCTCTTTTACCGGTTTTTATACGCCGGTATGTTTCTGACGGGCCTCAAGCTGCTTTGGGATGCAGTGTATTAG
- a CDS encoding alpha-ketoacid dehydrogenase subunit beta has translation MTETLKTSPMTMIQALRSAMDVMLQRDPNVVVYGQDVGYFGGVFRCTEGLQQKFGNQRVFDAPISEGGIVGTAVGMAAYGLRPVVEIQFADYVYPATDQIVSEAARLRYRSAGDFTCPLTIRMPCGGGIYGGQTHSQSPEAMFTQVCGLRTVMPSNPYDAKGLLIASIENNDPVIFLEPKRLYNGPFDGHHERPVVPWSKHPLGEVPEGYYTVPLDSARITRPGNSVTVIAYGTMVHVAEAAALESGVDAEIIDLRSLWPLDLDTLVASVKKTGRCVIVHEATRTNGLGAELLALMQEHCFYHLQAPIERVTGWDTPYPHAQEWSYFPGPARVAAALQRVMEA, from the coding sequence ATGACCGAGACCTTGAAAACCAGCCCCATGACCATGATCCAGGCCCTGCGCTCCGCCATGGACGTGATGCTGCAGCGCGACCCCAATGTGGTGGTTTACGGCCAGGATGTCGGCTACTTTGGCGGCGTGTTTCGTTGCACCGAAGGCTTGCAGCAGAAATTTGGCAACCAACGTGTATTTGACGCGCCCATTTCCGAGGGCGGTATTGTCGGCACGGCCGTCGGCATGGCCGCTTATGGCCTGCGCCCGGTGGTCGAAATCCAGTTTGCCGATTATGTGTACCCGGCCACCGATCAGATCGTGTCAGAGGCGGCACGCCTGCGCTACCGCTCGGCGGGTGACTTCACCTGCCCCTTGACCATCCGCATGCCTTGCGGCGGTGGCATTTATGGAGGACAAACCCACAGCCAGAGCCCTGAGGCCATGTTCACCCAGGTGTGCGGCCTGCGCACTGTGATGCCATCGAACCCGTATGATGCCAAAGGCTTGCTGATTGCATCGATTGAAAACAACGACCCCGTGATCTTTCTGGAGCCCAAACGCCTGTACAACGGCCCGTTTGACGGCCACCATGAGCGCCCTGTCGTGCCCTGGAGCAAACACCCACTGGGCGAAGTGCCTGAAGGCTACTACACCGTGCCGCTGGACAGTGCGCGCATCACCCGCCCTGGCAACTCAGTCACGGTGATTGCCTATGGGACGATGGTGCATGTGGCCGAAGCCGCCGCACTGGAAAGTGGTGTGGATGCCGAGATCATCGATCTGCGCAGCCTGTGGCCGCTGGATCTGGACACCCTGGTAGCCTCGGTCAAGAAAACCGGGCGCTGCGTGATCGTGCACGAAGCCACCCGCACCAATGGGCTCGGGGCGGAACTGCTGGCCCTGATGCAAGAGCATTGTTTCTACCACCTGCAAGCGCCGATTGAGCGGGTCACGGGCTGGGACACACCCTACCCGCACGCGCAGGAGTGGTCGTATTTTCCGGGGCCGGCGCGTGTGGCGGCGGCTCTGCAACGTGTGATGGAGGCTTGA
- a CDS encoding GNAT family N-acetyltransferase, producing MAFVEPVTLSARGITLVPLALEHEDGLRAAAADGELWNLRITSVPEPDQTRPYIETALAMREAGNRFAFAVTDSTSGKVLGCTSFHDIVPAIKRVEIGWTWYAKSAQRSHVNTTCKLLMMTHAFETLGCHLVGWRTDNFNFASQAAIERLGAQKDGVIRGHALRRDGTIRDTVMYSMRAGEWPEARAQLLYLLNKPRPMVR from the coding sequence ATGGCTTTTGTTGAACCTGTCACCCTGAGCGCACGCGGCATCACACTGGTGCCGCTAGCCCTTGAACACGAAGACGGCCTGCGCGCCGCTGCCGCTGACGGCGAGTTATGGAACTTGCGCATCACCTCGGTGCCCGAACCCGACCAGACCCGCCCCTACATCGAAACCGCGCTGGCCATGCGCGAAGCAGGCAACCGGTTTGCCTTTGCCGTCACTGATTCGACCAGTGGCAAGGTGCTGGGCTGCACCAGCTTTCACGACATCGTGCCCGCCATCAAGCGCGTGGAAATTGGCTGGACCTGGTACGCCAAAAGTGCCCAGCGCAGTCACGTCAACACCACCTGCAAGCTGCTCATGATGACCCACGCTTTCGAGACCCTGGGCTGCCACCTGGTTGGCTGGCGCACGGACAACTTCAACTTTGCCAGTCAAGCTGCCATTGAGCGTCTGGGTGCCCAAAAAGACGGCGTGATCCGTGGCCACGCCCTGCGCCGCGATGGCACCATCCGCGACACGGTGATGTACAGCATGCGTGCTGGCGAATGGCCCGAAGCCCGGGCGCAACTGCTGTACCTGCTGAACAAACCCCGCCCGATGGTCAGGTAA
- a CDS encoding 3-methyl-2-oxobutanoate dehydrogenase (2-methylpropanoyl-transferring) subunit alpha, with translation MPQRKPLHLHVPEPTGRPGHDTDFSYLPLSAAGAKRRPPVNVAAAQTNDLAFALIRVLDDNGHAVGPWAPEMDVALLKRGMRAMLLTRAFDARMQIAQRQKKMSFYMQCLGEEAIACAHALAIGEGDMCFPTYRQQGLLLTREDNNMVDMICQLYSNTHDPMKGRQLPVMYSSKKQGFFSISGNLATQVIQAVGWGMASAIKGDDKVASAWIGDGATAEADFHTALTFAHVYRAPVIINVVNNQWAISTFQAIAGGEGTTFAARGAGCGIASLRVDGNDFLAVYAASKWALERARSNFGPTLIEWVTYRAGPHSTSDDPSKYRPANDAARFPLGDPIERLKKHLIVLGAWSDAEHEATKKAVEAEVSAAQKEAEKFGTLADTHSQDISSMFEDVYQEMPAHLLRQRQEIGA, from the coding sequence ATGCCACAGCGCAAACCCCTGCACCTGCACGTGCCGGAGCCCACCGGGCGTCCAGGACACGACACGGATTTTTCTTATCTGCCTTTGTCAGCCGCCGGTGCCAAACGCCGCCCGCCAGTGAATGTGGCGGCGGCACAAACCAACGATCTGGCTTTTGCACTGATCCGCGTGCTGGACGACAACGGCCATGCTGTTGGCCCCTGGGCTCCAGAAATGGACGTGGCGCTGCTCAAACGCGGCATGCGCGCCATGCTGCTGACCCGGGCCTTTGATGCCCGCATGCAAATCGCCCAGCGGCAGAAAAAAATGTCGTTTTACATGCAATGCCTGGGCGAAGAAGCCATTGCCTGTGCCCACGCGCTGGCCATTGGCGAAGGCGACATGTGTTTCCCCACCTACCGCCAGCAAGGCTTGCTGCTCACTCGCGAGGACAACAACATGGTGGACATGATCTGCCAGCTCTACAGCAACACACACGACCCGATGAAGGGACGGCAGCTGCCGGTGATGTATTCCAGCAAGAAGCAGGGCTTTTTCTCCATCTCCGGCAACCTCGCCACTCAGGTGATCCAGGCCGTGGGCTGGGGCATGGCCAGCGCCATCAAGGGCGACGACAAGGTGGCCAGCGCCTGGATTGGCGACGGTGCCACGGCAGAAGCCGACTTTCACACCGCCCTGACCTTTGCCCACGTCTACCGCGCCCCGGTGATCATCAACGTGGTCAACAACCAGTGGGCCATTTCCACCTTTCAGGCGATTGCCGGCGGCGAAGGCACCACGTTTGCCGCACGCGGCGCGGGCTGCGGCATTGCCTCGCTACGGGTCGATGGCAACGACTTTCTGGCGGTCTACGCCGCCTCGAAATGGGCGCTGGAACGCGCCCGCAGCAACTTCGGGCCGACCCTGATCGAGTGGGTGACCTACCGCGCCGGGCCGCACTCCACCTCGGATGACCCCAGCAAATACCGCCCGGCCAATGACGCGGCACGCTTTCCGCTGGGTGACCCGATTGAGCGACTCAAAAAACACCTGATCGTGCTGGGGGCCTGGTCGGATGCCGAACACGAAGCCACCAAAAAGGCAGTGGAAGCTGAAGTGTCCGCAGCCCAGAAAGAAGCCGAAAAATTCGGCACCCTGGCCGATACCCATAGCCAGGACATCAGCAGCATGTTTGAAGATGTCTACCAAGAGATGCCTGCGCATTTGCTGCGTCAGCGTCAAGAGATTGGAGCCTGA